The proteins below are encoded in one region of Sedimentibacter sp. zth1:
- a CDS encoding 2-hydroxyacyl-CoA dehydratase has translation MKDMLHVGFDVGSTTIKIVVLDKNEKTLYSKYKRHFSDIKNSVKELIEEVYNIFNQECITFKVTGSSGLAVSEWLDVPFIQEVIACSLAVEKFINSADVAIELGGEDAKITYFKNGVEQRMNGSCAGGTGAFIDQMASLLKTDPSGLNELAKNHRNIYPIAARCGVFAKSDIQPLLNEGAAKEDIAASVFQSIVTQTISGLACGRPIKGKVAFLGGPLYFLSELRKRFIETLNLTDENVLFPSNSHYFVALGAAISSEKSNPLTFKELYDRLDNLGKSNKNEVKRLRPLFIDEEELNQFRKRHSKEKIRKVELSEYKGKCFLGIDAGSTTTKVVLIGENHEILYTYYGSNEGNPLKRVVYIISDLYNNLPKEAEIVKSVVTGYGEGLIKTALKIDIGEIETIAHYKAAERFLPGVEFILDIGGQDMKCLKVKNGVIENIMLNEACSSGCGSFVETFAESLNLTIDEFSRKALLAKEPVDLGSRCTVFMNSRVKQAQKEGATVGDISAGLSYSLINNALQKVIKIKNPEKMGKKIIVQGGTFLNDAVLRSFELISGREVVRPNIAGLMGAYGCALIAKERSVEGEKSGLLTREKLDKFQSEVHHKRCNGCVNNCLLTINRFDDGSSFVSGNRCERGSGKLEEVKDIPNLYAYKYERLFKYLPLPKEKSKAVIGIPRVMNIYQNYPLWFTFLTELGYRVEISPRSNKKIYEKGLETIPSESACYPAKLVHGHIMSLVESKVDMIFYPCVFYEKKEFNHSDNSLNCALVISYPEVIRSNMEVLKEKNIKFINPFVTLDNKNALAKVLYDTFKEHGFRKNEIDKALSLAWNENERFKEDIRKKGEETLQYLRRSNKKGIVLCGRPYHIDPEINHGIPELINNLGMAVLTEDSVAHLGNIQSPLRVVDQWTYHSRAYAAASFVSKLDYLEVVQLNSFGCGLDAIATDMVAEILENNNKLYTLIKIDEVNNLGAARIRLRSLKAAIEEREKNHIKPKPMNEHWKRVLFTNEMKKKHTILSPQLSPIHFELLEEAIKSCGYNFKVLPKVDDRVIEEGLKYVNNDTCYPSIIVVGQIITALKYGDYDPNNTSVIISQTGGVCRATNYIAIIRKALQDAGMGHIPVISLNAVGLEKNPGFKITLPMLNKMIMSILYGDLFMRLIYRTRPYEIVKGSAEELHAKWKQACIEDITTGKLFKSKEIISGIVKDFDNLPLKHSRKPKIGLIGEIFVKFNPYSNNQIVKIIEKEGGEAVMPDLIDFFLYSVFNSNFKSKYLGKSKFKALAGNLAIKYVESFRKYARDALEKSRRFENPKTIQQLAAGAEKILSLGNHAGEGWFLTAEMVELLESGVENIICMQPFACLPNHVTGRGMIRTLRQEFPNSNILAVDYDPGASQVNQLNRIKLMLTVAFKKLG, from the coding sequence ATGAAGGATATGTTGCATGTAGGTTTTGATGTTGGATCAACAACAATAAAAATTGTAGTGCTAGATAAAAATGAAAAGACACTTTACAGTAAATATAAGAGACATTTTTCTGATATTAAAAATAGTGTAAAAGAACTCATTGAGGAAGTTTATAATATATTTAATCAAGAATGTATAACATTTAAGGTAACTGGATCTAGCGGTTTAGCAGTTTCTGAATGGCTAGATGTACCATTTATTCAAGAAGTAATTGCCTGTAGTTTAGCAGTTGAAAAGTTTATTAATAGTGCAGATGTAGCCATAGAACTAGGTGGAGAAGATGCCAAAATTACATATTTTAAAAATGGAGTAGAACAGAGAATGAATGGATCTTGTGCAGGAGGCACTGGAGCATTTATAGATCAGATGGCATCTTTGCTTAAAACAGATCCAAGTGGCTTAAATGAATTAGCAAAGAACCATAGAAATATTTACCCTATAGCAGCAAGATGTGGAGTTTTTGCTAAAAGTGATATTCAACCCCTTTTAAACGAAGGTGCTGCTAAGGAAGATATTGCAGCATCAGTATTTCAAAGTATAGTGACTCAAACAATCAGTGGTCTTGCATGTGGACGGCCAATTAAAGGTAAAGTTGCATTTCTTGGTGGCCCACTATACTTTCTTTCAGAATTAAGAAAGAGATTTATTGAAACTTTGAATTTAACAGATGAAAATGTTCTATTTCCTTCAAATTCACATTACTTTGTTGCATTAGGCGCAGCTATTTCTTCAGAAAAAAGTAACCCTTTAACATTTAAAGAACTATACGATAGGTTAGATAATCTAGGGAAGAGTAATAAAAATGAAGTAAAAAGATTAAGACCATTGTTTATTGATGAAGAAGAATTAAACCAATTCAGAAAGAGACATTCAAAGGAAAAAATAAGAAAAGTTGAACTGTCAGAGTATAAAGGTAAGTGTTTTTTAGGCATCGACGCGGGCTCAACCACCACAAAAGTTGTTCTTATAGGAGAAAATCATGAAATATTGTATACATATTATGGTAGTAATGAAGGAAACCCTCTTAAAAGAGTTGTATACATAATTAGTGATTTGTATAATAATCTTCCAAAGGAAGCAGAAATAGTTAAGTCTGTAGTAACCGGTTATGGAGAAGGATTAATAAAAACTGCTTTAAAAATTGATATTGGGGAGATTGAAACTATTGCTCATTATAAGGCTGCTGAAAGATTTTTGCCTGGTGTGGAGTTTATATTAGATATCGGTGGTCAGGATATGAAATGCCTGAAGGTTAAAAATGGAGTAATAGAGAATATAATGCTCAATGAAGCTTGTTCTTCTGGTTGTGGATCATTTGTTGAGACATTTGCTGAATCATTGAATTTAACAATTGACGAGTTTAGTAGAAAGGCTCTTCTTGCAAAGGAACCTGTTGATCTTGGTTCTAGATGCACTGTGTTTATGAACTCAAGAGTTAAGCAGGCGCAGAAAGAAGGAGCCACAGTTGGGGATATATCTGCTGGACTATCATATTCTCTTATAAATAACGCTCTGCAAAAAGTTATAAAAATTAAGAATCCAGAAAAGATGGGTAAAAAAATTATTGTTCAAGGAGGCACTTTTCTTAATGATGCGGTACTGAGAAGTTTTGAACTCATATCTGGAAGAGAAGTAGTAAGACCTAACATTGCAGGTTTGATGGGAGCTTATGGGTGTGCTTTAATTGCAAAAGAGAGGTCTGTGGAGGGTGAAAAAAGCGGTCTTTTAACTAGAGAAAAGTTAGATAAATTTCAAAGTGAAGTTCATCATAAAAGATGCAATGGATGTGTGAATAATTGCTTACTTACTATCAATAGGTTTGATGATGGAAGTAGTTTTGTAAGTGGTAATAGGTGCGAGAGAGGAAGCGGAAAGTTAGAAGAAGTAAAGGATATTCCTAATCTGTACGCATATAAGTATGAAAGATTGTTCAAATATCTGCCATTACCAAAAGAGAAATCTAAGGCAGTTATAGGTATTCCAAGAGTAATGAATATATATCAAAATTATCCACTGTGGTTCACTTTCCTTACGGAGCTTGGTTACAGAGTCGAAATATCTCCAAGAAGTAATAAGAAGATATATGAAAAAGGGCTGGAAACTATACCATCTGAATCAGCCTGCTACCCAGCAAAACTTGTTCACGGCCATATAATGAGTCTTGTTGAGAGTAAAGTAGATATGATTTTTTATCCTTGTGTTTTTTATGAAAAAAAAGAATTTAATCACAGTGATAATAGTTTGAATTGTGCATTAGTAATATCATACCCGGAAGTAATAAGAAGCAATATGGAAGTTTTAAAAGAGAAAAACATTAAATTCATAAATCCTTTTGTTACTTTAGATAATAAAAATGCATTGGCAAAAGTCCTTTACGATACTTTTAAGGAACATGGTTTTAGAAAAAATGAAATAGACAAAGCCCTTTCCTTAGCATGGAACGAAAATGAGAGGTTTAAAGAAGATATAAGGAAAAAAGGAGAAGAAACTCTTCAATATTTAAGAAGAAGTAACAAAAAAGGAATTGTCCTCTGTGGAAGACCATATCATATCGATCCTGAAATAAATCATGGCATTCCTGAACTTATTAATAATTTAGGCATGGCTGTTCTCACAGAAGATTCAGTTGCTCATCTAGGAAATATTCAAAGTCCATTAAGAGTAGTTGACCAGTGGACTTATCATTCAAGGGCCTATGCAGCAGCCTCTTTTGTAAGTAAGCTTGATTATCTTGAGGTAGTTCAGCTAAACTCATTTGGATGTGGTTTAGATGCAATTGCAACAGACATGGTTGCCGAAATTTTAGAAAACAACAATAAATTATATACACTAATAAAAATTGATGAAGTGAATAATCTGGGTGCTGCTAGAATAAGGCTTCGATCACTAAAAGCAGCTATTGAAGAACGAGAAAAAAATCACATTAAACCTAAACCTATGAATGAACATTGGAAAAGAGTTTTGTTTACGAATGAGATGAAGAAAAAGCATACTATTCTCTCTCCTCAGTTGTCTCCTATCCATTTTGAATTACTTGAGGAAGCAATTAAAAGTTGTGGATATAATTTCAAGGTGCTTCCTAAAGTAGATGATAGAGTTATAGAAGAAGGTTTAAAATATGTTAATAATGATACCTGTTACCCATCAATAATAGTAGTAGGACAGATTATCACTGCTTTGAAATATGGAGACTATGATCCCAATAATACCTCAGTAATTATTTCTCAAACCGGTGGTGTATGTAGAGCTACAAACTATATAGCAATTATCAGGAAAGCGTTGCAGGATGCTGGTATGGGGCATATTCCAGTAATATCACTAAATGCTGTAGGATTAGAAAAAAATCCAGGCTTTAAAATTACCCTTCCTATGCTAAACAAAATGATTATGTCAATATTATATGGTGATCTTTTTATGAGATTAATTTATAGAACTCGACCTTATGAGATAGTGAAAGGTTCTGCAGAAGAATTACATGCTAAATGGAAGCAGGCTTGTATTGAAGATATAACTACTGGAAAGTTATTTAAATCTAAAGAAATCATAAGTGGTATTGTGAAAGACTTTGATAATTTACCTTTAAAACATAGTAGAAAGCCCAAAATAGGATTGATCGGTGAAATATTTGTTAAATTCAATCCTTATTCTAATAATCAGATTGTAAAAATTATTGAAAAAGAGGGCGGAGAAGCTGTAATGCCTGATCTTATAGACTTCTTTTTATATAGTGTATTTAATTCAAACTTTAAGAGTAAATATCTAGGCAAAAGTAAATTCAAAGCGTTAGCAGGTAATTTAGCAATTAAATATGTAGAATCATTTAGAAAATATGCGAGAGATGCTCTAGAAAAAAGTAGGAGATTTGAAAATCCAAAAACTATTCAGCAGCTTGCAGCAGGTGCAGAGAAAATTCTCTCACTAGGAAATCACGCTGGAGAAGGATGGTTTTTGACAGCTGAGATGGTAGAACTATTAGAAAGTGGAGTTGAAAATATTATTTGTATGCAGCCATTTGCATGTTTACCTAACCACGTCACTGGTAGGGGGATGATAAGGACATTGAGACAAGAGTTTCCAAATTCAAACATATTAGCGGTAGATTATGACCCAGGAGCAAGCCAAGTAAATCAACTTAATAGAATCAAGCTTATGCTAACAGTAGCATTCAAAAAGCTTGGGTAA